Proteins encoded in a region of the Mucispirillum schaedleri ASF457 genome:
- a CDS encoding universal stress protein, giving the protein MNPVKKILFPTDFSEASHYALAYAVEMKKILGAELEIVHILFDEGNIVAFYIPQMGMPMQNLSPDFEDGAKKQFDEFVANAPELKDVEFTTKILRGNPYSEIIKEAENGSFDMIIIGTHGRTGLEHVLFGSTAELVVRKAPCPVLTVRPKGSNEA; this is encoded by the coding sequence ATGAATCCTGTAAAAAAAATACTTTTTCCTACTGATTTTTCAGAAGCATCACACTATGCTTTAGCATACGCTGTAGAGATGAAAAAAATCTTAGGTGCAGAGCTTGAAATAGTGCATATCCTTTTTGATGAGGGAAATATTGTTGCATTTTACATACCACAAATGGGTATGCCTATGCAGAATTTATCACCAGATTTTGAAGATGGTGCAAAAAAACAGTTTGATGAATTTGTTGCTAATGCTCCAGAATTAAAAGATGTTGAGTTTACAACAAAAATATTAAGAGGTAATCCTTACAGTGAGATTATCAAAGAGGCTGAAAATGGCAGCTTTGATATGATTATTATTGGAACTCATGGCAGAACAGGTTTAGAGCATGTATTATTTGGCTCTACTGCTGAGCTTGTTGTCCGCAAAGCACCATGCCCAGTTTTAACTGTCCGTCCAAAAGGCAGTAATGAAGCATAA
- a CDS encoding TatD family hydrolase has translation MEINFWTDTHAHIHDDEYGRSVDEFISLASDKNVKRIITIGIDYDDSIKALKTAELYDNIYAAVGMHPEYADKYIRDRDFDKFFELASNKKVIAVGETGLDFYYEENPDEKYQNILFQDMADIAGRLDKALVIHSRNAAQETIKILDEAIKKHSKLKGIFHCFDGKECVLDWIKDKNFYISYAGNVTFKNADNLRYALSNTPLDRLLIETDSPYLAPVPVRGKKNMPANVSYTGEYVAEFLNIPYNILMEQLENNLQKLMKGVW, from the coding sequence ATGGAGATTAATTTTTGGACAGATACCCATGCACATATTCATGATGATGAGTATGGCAGAAGTGTTGATGAATTTATAAGCCTTGCCAGTGATAAAAATGTAAAGCGTATAATCACTATCGGCATAGATTATGATGACAGTATTAAGGCATTAAAAACAGCAGAACTCTATGATAATATATATGCTGCTGTTGGAATGCACCCAGAATATGCAGATAAATATATAAGAGATAGAGATTTTGATAAGTTTTTTGAGCTTGCCTCTAATAAAAAAGTAATCGCAGTAGGTGAAACTGGGCTTGATTTTTATTATGAAGAAAACCCTGATGAAAAGTATCAAAATATTTTATTTCAAGATATGGCAGATATTGCAGGCAGGCTTGATAAAGCTCTTGTGATACACAGCAGAAATGCAGCACAGGAAACTATTAAAATATTAGATGAAGCAATAAAAAAACACAGCAAGTTAAAAGGTATTTTCCACTGTTTTGATGGAAAAGAGTGTGTGCTTGACTGGATAAAGGATAAAAATTTTTACATAAGCTATGCAGGTAATGTAACTTTTAAAAATGCAGATAATTTAAGGTATGCTTTATCAAATACACCATTAGACAGGCTTTTAATAGAAACAGACAGCCCCTATCTTGCACCTGTTCCTGTTCGTGGAAAGAAAAATATGCCTGCAAATGTGTCTTATACTGGCGAATATGTTGCAGAATTTTTAAATATACCATATAATATACTTATGGAGCAGTTAGAAAATAATCTCCAAAAACTAATGAAGGGGGTATGGTAG
- a CDS encoding MOSC domain-containing protein has product MGKIQAISVSDRKGVIKENVDAAFFENDFGIKGDAHAGKWHRQVSLLALESVKKMQEKGLKVKSGDFAENITTEGIDLLSFPVGTKLQIGSIELIISQIGKVCHHKCAVYYHAGECVMPKEGIFGVVRGNGELHVGDEIKNLGKDGYSVGIITLSDRASKGEYEDLTGPAVEKYISENLKTSFIRKEIIADDKDKLNITLKDFADIQMLDLIITNGSTGISPRDIAPDVTIEVIEKRLSGFEEVMRAESFKITVNSIVSRAVCGTRKNSLIINLPGSPKGAVENLSFIMPVIEHTIKKLQGDKSDCAVR; this is encoded by the coding sequence ATGGGTAAAATACAGGCTATATCTGTAAGCGATAGAAAAGGTGTCATTAAAGAAAATGTGGATGCAGCTTTTTTTGAAAATGATTTTGGTATCAAAGGGGATGCTCATGCAGGAAAATGGCATAGACAGGTAAGTTTGCTTGCTCTTGAAAGTGTTAAAAAAATGCAGGAAAAAGGCTTAAAAGTTAAAAGTGGTGATTTTGCTGAAAATATAACAACAGAAGGTATTGATTTGCTTTCTTTTCCTGTTGGCACAAAATTGCAGATAGGCAGTATTGAATTAATCATTTCTCAAATAGGTAAAGTGTGCCACCATAAATGTGCAGTATATTATCATGCCGGCGAATGTGTTATGCCAAAAGAAGGTATATTTGGTGTTGTTCGCGGAAATGGTGAACTGCATGTTGGTGATGAAATAAAAAATCTTGGTAAAGATGGTTACTCTGTTGGTATAATCACTCTTTCTGACAGGGCAAGCAAAGGTGAATATGAAGATTTAACTGGTCCTGCTGTTGAAAAATATATAAGCGAAAATTTAAAAACATCTTTTATCCGTAAAGAAATTATAGCAGACGATAAAGATAAACTAAATATTACTTTAAAAGATTTTGCAGATATTCAAATGCTTGATTTAATAATAACTAATGGCTCAACAGGTATTTCACCAAGAGATATTGCACCAGATGTTACAATAGAAGTAATAGAAAAAAGACTATCGGGATTTGAAGAAGTTATGCGTGCAGAAAGCTTTAAAATAACTGTTAATTCTATAGTTTCAAGAGCTGTATGCGGCACAAGAAAAAACTCTCTTATTATAAACCTTCCCGGAAGTCCAAAAGGTGCAGTTGAAAACTTGTCATTCATTATGCCTGTAATTGAGCATACTATAAAAAAATTACAGGGAGATAAATCCGATTGTGCAGTAAGATAG
- a CDS encoding response regulator, with amino-acid sequence MNVKKILVITNDDDVFTKLHFEFDANKYELQRLTNPLLSVEILNNNNYYAVVADLSMKEIFMVDMLNNIGFVHTNMPVVLLSSNITADDILLTYEFGFLEILPKDYKKGEIKKLIECAVISS; translated from the coding sequence ATGAATGTTAAAAAAATACTTGTTATTACAAATGATGATGATGTATTTACAAAGCTGCATTTTGAATTTGATGCAAATAAATATGAACTGCAAAGACTTACTAACCCGCTTTTATCTGTTGAAATTTTGAATAACAATAATTATTATGCAGTAGTTGCTGATTTAAGTATGAAAGAAATATTTATGGTGGATATGCTTAATAATATAGGCTTTGTTCATACAAATATGCCTGTTGTGCTTTTATCATCAAATATTACTGCTGATGATATATTACTTACTTATGAATTTGGTTTTTTAGAAATTTTACCTAAGGATTATAAAAAAGGTGAAATAAAAAAACTAATAGAATGTGCAGTAATAAGTTCGTAA
- a CDS encoding META domain-containing protein, with product MKKLILSAVLLSLFIFGCKAGNMEEVINKKEYRLATNPKITIGFDNGSVFGSSGVNSYTGSYSIKNGSITFGNMGSTMMMGLEEDMDNETKYLSSLKESLPVKLDKDNNLLIGEYLFIPREK from the coding sequence ATGAAAAAATTAATATTATCAGCAGTATTATTATCTCTTTTTATATTTGGCTGTAAGGCAGGAAATATGGAAGAAGTTATTAATAAAAAAGAATACAGGCTTGCGACTAATCCAAAAATAACTATAGGGTTTGATAATGGTTCTGTCTTTGGTTCCAGTGGAGTAAACAGCTATACTGGCTCATACTCTATAAAAAATGGCAGTATCACTTTTGGAAATATGGGTTCAACTATGATGATGGGATTAGAAGAAGATATGGATAATGAAACAAAATATCTTTCAAGCCTAAAAGAAAGCCTGCCTGTAAAACTTGATAAAGATAATAATCTTTTAATTGGCGAATATTTATTTATTCCAAGAGAGAAATAA
- a CDS encoding PSP1 domain-containing protein, protein MKEYNAVGVIFKRASKIYDFLCEGFDIKHGDFVVVESDKGEDMARVCAAPRMISVPDEQVMKKILRIADTDDLKAREQNFKDEPKAFEVCKKLAADAGLDMKLLSAEYCLDRSKITFYFTSEGRVDFRQLVRDLARVFRTRIEMRQIGVRDATKMVGGFGLCGRELCCTNFLRRFDNISIKMAKNQNLIMSPNKISGVCGRLMCCLMFEKEQYGCEGCECDDIEYIELNDTLDGLLEENDENIIKISGSKENNKYNKHNKYNKHNNNSKQQ, encoded by the coding sequence GTGAAAGAATATAATGCGGTAGGGGTCATATTTAAACGGGCAAGTAAGATATATGATTTTTTATGCGAAGGGTTTGATATAAAACATGGCGACTTTGTCGTTGTAGAATCAGATAAAGGGGAGGATATGGCACGGGTATGTGCTGCTCCTAGAATGATTAGTGTGCCTGATGAGCAGGTAATGAAAAAAATTCTGCGTATTGCTGATACTGATGATTTAAAAGCAAGAGAGCAGAATTTTAAAGATGAGCCAAAGGCTTTTGAAGTATGTAAAAAATTAGCTGCTGATGCAGGACTTGATATGAAACTTTTATCAGCTGAATACTGCCTTGATAGAAGCAAAATTACTTTTTATTTTACATCAGAAGGCAGGGTAGATTTCAGACAGCTTGTAAGGGATTTAGCACGAGTTTTCAGAACTCGTATAGAAATGCGTCAAATAGGTGTTCGCGACGCAACTAAAATGGTTGGCGGATTTGGTCTTTGCGGCAGAGAGCTTTGCTGCACTAATTTTTTACGCCGTTTTGATAATATATCTATAAAAATGGCTAAAAACCAAAACCTGATTATGAGCCCTAATAAAATATCAGGTGTATGCGGCAGATTAATGTGCTGCCTTATGTTTGAAAAAGAGCAGTATGGCTGTGAAGGCTGCGAATGTGATGATATAGAATATATTGAATTAAATGATACTCTTGACGGTCTTTTAGAAGAAAATGATGAAAATATTATAAAAATATCAGGCAGTAAGGAAAATAATAAATACAATAAGCATAATAAGTATAATAAGCACAACAACAATAGTAAACAGCAGTAA
- the metG gene encoding methionine--tRNA ligase encodes MSQKKTFYVTTPIYYVNDKPHIGHAYTTVAADIISRYKRMCGYDVFFLTGTDEHGQKMEQSAEKQNMKPIELADKNNARFRELWKILNISHDDFIRTTQERHKKSVLAIIKKMQEKGDIYLGEYEGWYCTPCEAYWTETQLMEGNLCPDCGRETAKLKESSYFFKMSKYQDAILEHINNHPEFIRPESRRNEIISFIKEGLRDLSISRINFSWGIPMEENSKHVIYVWVDALTNYLSALGYFDEESDKKKYWPADFHLVGKDILRFHTVYWPAMLISAGIELPKSVFAHGWWTVDGQKMSKSMGNAIDPVWLSETFGIDAFRYFLMREVPFGLDGDFSFKALIHRINGDLANDLGNLVSRTIGMVKKYFDGVIPAYTDKDELDENVHNAVSKSAQEADMHLNQMAYNKALLSIWESIGAMNRYIDDAKPWVLAKDEANKGRLGSVLYTVLDGLRAVSHLVYPFMPDTAFEIRRQIGADDNINLSDEKALCDVCILKSGIKLNNSKNIFPRIDEKEMLEKIAAPAKEEKKEEHTLIDFSVFEQVELKAGKIIDAENVKKSEKLLKLKVDVGDGGRIIVAGIAKSYNPEDLKGKTIAVAANLKPAKLMGIESQGMVLAAFDGECHNVMILPDTVPAGTRIK; translated from the coding sequence ATGAGCCAGAAAAAAACATTTTATGTAACAACACCTATATACTATGTAAATGATAAACCCCATATCGGTCATGCATATACAACTGTTGCAGCTGATATTATCAGCCGTTATAAACGCATGTGTGGTTATGATGTATTCTTTTTAACTGGCACAGATGAACACGGGCAGAAAATGGAGCAGTCTGCAGAAAAGCAGAATATGAAACCTATAGAGCTTGCTGATAAAAATAATGCAAGGTTTAGAGAACTTTGGAAAATATTAAATATATCTCATGATGATTTTATACGCACTACTCAGGAAAGGCATAAAAAATCAGTGCTTGCAATTATTAAAAAAATGCAGGAAAAAGGTGATATATATCTTGGTGAATATGAAGGCTGGTATTGCACTCCCTGCGAAGCATACTGGACAGAAACTCAACTTATGGAAGGAAACCTTTGTCCAGACTGTGGCAGAGAAACTGCTAAATTAAAAGAATCTTCATATTTCTTTAAAATGAGTAAATATCAAGATGCTATTTTAGAACATATTAATAATCATCCAGAATTTATCCGCCCAGAATCAAGGCGTAATGAAATCATATCTTTTATTAAAGAAGGTCTTAGAGATTTATCTATCAGCCGTATTAATTTTTCATGGGGTATCCCTATGGAAGAAAACTCTAAACATGTTATATATGTATGGGTAGATGCACTTACTAACTATTTATCAGCATTAGGATATTTTGATGAAGAAAGCGATAAGAAAAAATACTGGCCTGCAGATTTTCATTTAGTAGGTAAAGATATTTTAAGGTTTCACACAGTATACTGGCCTGCAATGCTGATAAGTGCTGGAATAGAACTTCCAAAATCAGTATTTGCTCATGGCTGGTGGACTGTGGACGGGCAGAAAATGTCTAAATCTATGGGTAATGCAATAGACCCTGTATGGCTTTCAGAAACTTTTGGTATAGATGCTTTTAGATATTTTTTAATGAGAGAAGTGCCTTTTGGTCTTGATGGTGATTTTTCATTTAAAGCACTTATTCATAGAATAAATGGTGATTTGGCAAACGATTTAGGAAATCTTGTTTCAAGAACAATCGGCATGGTTAAAAAATATTTTGATGGAGTGATTCCTGCTTATACAGATAAAGATGAGCTTGATGAAAATGTGCATAATGCTGTATCTAAATCAGCTCAAGAAGCAGATATGCACTTAAATCAAATGGCTTATAATAAAGCACTGCTTTCTATATGGGAAAGTATTGGTGCAATGAATAGATATATTGATGATGCAAAACCTTGGGTTTTAGCAAAAGATGAAGCTAATAAAGGCAGACTTGGCTCTGTGTTATATACAGTGCTTGATGGATTAAGAGCTGTTTCTCATTTAGTATATCCATTTATGCCAGATACTGCTTTTGAAATACGCAGGCAGATTGGGGCAGATGATAATATTAATTTATCAGATGAAAAAGCACTTTGCGATGTATGTATTTTAAAAAGCGGCATAAAACTTAACAATAGTAAAAATATATTTCCAAGGATAGATGAAAAAGAAATGCTTGAAAAAATAGCAGCACCTGCAAAAGAAGAAAAGAAAGAAGAGCATACGCTGATAGATTTCAGTGTTTTTGAGCAGGTGGAATTAAAAGCAGGTAAAATAATAGATGCAGAGAATGTGAAAAAAAGCGAAAAACTGCTTAAATTAAAAGTAGATGTTGGTGATGGCGGCAGAATAATTGTTGCAGGTATTGCAAAAAGTTATAACCCTGAAGATTTAAAAGGTAAAACTATTGCAGTAGCTGCAAACTTGAAGCCTGCTAAATTAATGGGTATAGAATCTCAAGGAATGGTTTTAGCAGCTTTTGACGGGGAGTGTCATAATGTTATGATACTGCCAGATACAGTGCCAGCAGGAACTAGAATAAAATAA
- a CDS encoding ATP-binding protein yields MCSKIAGNLKQQDFFKRVIASGRLSHSYIFSGISGIGKRMFACELARSLFCRNGSYFTECSCSSCMQVKAGTYPDLYIYGGNELKVENIRQISESAGMTGLASKWKVFILDEAEKLSNSAQIVAGNAFLKTLEEPGEDCLFLLITSKYEMIMPTIRSRCSVVDFAPLSESDMNNILSNIRPDMDNMADIIKVSGGSVERALMIDDLKIGSLINEIESRNFKKFTDFVLNCNDIQIIKSVMEFIYPAALEKYKTTGIYSYCAYGEYILEMLKRLNYNINIDLAKHDFVSKTYEVFSERI; encoded by the coding sequence TTGTGCAGTAAGATAGCAGGTAATCTTAAACAGCAGGATTTTTTTAAAAGAGTAATAGCAAGTGGCAGGTTAAGCCACAGTTATATATTTTCTGGTATTTCTGGTATTGGAAAGAGAATGTTTGCCTGCGAGCTTGCTAGAAGCCTTTTTTGCAGGAATGGCAGCTATTTTACAGAATGTTCCTGCAGCAGCTGCATGCAGGTAAAAGCAGGCACATATCCTGATTTATATATATATGGTGGAAATGAATTAAAAGTAGAAAATATTCGCCAAATATCAGAAAGTGCTGGAATGACAGGGCTTGCTTCTAAATGGAAAGTTTTTATTCTTGATGAGGCAGAAAAACTTTCTAACTCTGCTCAGATAGTGGCAGGCAATGCCTTTTTAAAAACACTTGAAGAGCCCGGTGAAGACTGCTTGTTTTTGCTTATTACATCAAAATATGAAATGATTATGCCTACTATACGCTCTAGATGCTCTGTGGTGGATTTTGCTCCTCTTAGTGAAAGCGATATGAATAATATATTATCAAATATCAGACCTGATATGGATAATATGGCAGATATTATTAAAGTTTCAGGCGGGTCAGTTGAGCGGGCATTAATGATTGATGATTTAAAAATAGGCTCACTGATTAATGAAATAGAAAGCAGAAATTTTAAAAAATTTACAGATTTTGTGCTTAACTGTAATGATATTCAGATAATAAAATCTGTTATGGAGTTTATATATCCAGCAGCACTTGAAAAATATAAAACAACGGGTATATATTCATACTGTGCTTATGGCGAGTATATACTGGAAATGTTAAAAAGGCTCAATTATAATATTAATATAGATTTAGCAAAACATGATTTTGTAAGTAAAACATATGAGGTATTTAGTGAAAGAATATAA
- a CDS encoding response regulator transcription factor, with product MNKTVLIVDDDKEICELLNMFLTLEKYNVISANTGMEGLDKFRSDKFDVILLDISLPDINGQQLCKLIRQESDIPIIMVSTNDSVSDKVICLEYGADDYISKPFENMELIARIKAVLRRSDKHIEVNDDSENGIINFQGLKIDYSERHVTTHNNIPVNLTPKEFELLVYFAKNAGETLNRDTIIEDLWGKNTLYRWSRSLDVHIQNLRQKIEKNPKNPSIIQTVSGIGYKIAK from the coding sequence ATGAATAAAACTGTATTAATAGTAGATGACGATAAAGAAATCTGCGAACTGCTTAATATGTTTTTAACACTGGAAAAATATAATGTTATTTCTGCTAATACTGGTATGGAAGGCCTTGACAAATTCCGCAGTGATAAATTTGATGTTATACTTTTAGATATATCACTGCCGGATATAAACGGTCAGCAGCTGTGTAAACTTATCAGACAGGAAAGTGATATTCCTATAATAATGGTTTCAACTAATGACAGTGTGTCTGATAAAGTTATCTGTTTAGAATATGGAGCAGATGACTACATTTCAAAACCATTTGAAAATATGGAGCTTATTGCCAGAATAAAAGCTGTTTTAAGACGGTCTGATAAGCATATAGAAGTTAATGATGACAGTGAAAATGGTATTATTAACTTTCAAGGTCTGAAGATTGATTACTCTGAACGGCATGTTACTACACATAATAATATACCTGTAAACCTGACACCTAAAGAATTTGAACTGCTTGTTTATTTTGCAAAAAATGCTGGTGAAACATTAAACAGAGATACTATAATTGAAGATTTATGGGGAAAAAATACTTTATACAGATGGAGCAGAAGTTTAGATGTTCATATACAAAATTTACGGCAGAAAATTGAAAAAAATCCTAAAAATCCTTCCATTATACAGACAGTTTCAGGTATTGGATATAAAATTGCAAAGTAA